One Magnolia sinica isolate HGM2019 chromosome 2, MsV1, whole genome shotgun sequence genomic window, AGAAACATGGCCAAGAATTTAGCAGCTGCAGAGGCGTTCTTTAATTCGATCTGAGTTTAGGGTTATGTACCTTCGACATCTTCGATTTGGCTTTCACTTTCGGGGCCTTTTCTTCAAGATCTGCCTCACGTTCGAGTTCTCTTTCTCTAGCATCAAGGTTTTTCTCAAGATAATACTGTAAATGGATAATGAAACATTGTTGATCAACTCAAACCATGAAGAGATGACCACTTGAGTATaatatgaccaaaaaaaaaaaaaaaaaagggtaaaaagaaaagaaaagaaagaaactacTTTTACAAAGAAAAGGATTTTCAAAGATAGGAGAAGGAATGCTAACCCCACATGGGTGTCACGAATGGGTGTGCTAACCCCACATGGGTGTCACAAAAGGGTGCCTATATGTCCCTCTATTGGTTCACGTTGGATGTCAGCAAGTAGAATAAGAAAACCATGGTTCaatgtgtgggctccaccatgcacATCAACTAATGAAAGGGCGAGTAGACACTAGACAGACACCTTTTTCCCCATGTATACATGGCATTAGAAAAATTCCTACACGGATTATGTGGGTGTAATAGGGAATCAGTAAACAAACAACAAGCAAAACATGGGAGTACAAGCATGTAATCTGCCCCCAACACTGATAAAAGTCGGAGAAACACGGATGGTTGGATCTGGTAAAGTCCAACTTCTGAGGTTATGCATGCTTCCATAATTTTTTGAAGTTATGCATATAAAGAAGCCATTTTCACCATTCATGCCCTGATTTCGCAATCAGCAATGTAGTAGAAATTCTGAAGGGCTGGCCTAGCAAGAAAGCCGGTCCCTGTCGCATCATTTACTCATAGAAGAGTAATAATTATGTTATAGATGGTGGCTAGGCTTCTTGTTTGTGAATATTCCTTCATGCATTGTAGTGTTGTTTTATTGTTTTCTTGCAGATGACAGCAGTCAAAACAACCACAGAGAGGGTTTGTTTCACTGTTTTTGGTAAAGAAAATATaagggaaaggaaaaggagaCGAAGAAGACATCTCTCCAACTTGGCCCTATTTATGATTAGCATTGAAATAGATATGCCAAGAGTAAAAGTATAGCTAAATATATTGCTATCAACAGTACACTTACATTGTAATCACCCGCATAGTCTTGAAGATTTCTGTCCTTGACCTCCACCACTCTATTGACTATCTGCCTTATGAAGTATCGATCATGAGAAACAGTGATGACAGTGCCCTGGTACTCTGATATAGCTTCCTGTTTAAATATCAGAGTTCATGTTTAAATTCCTGACTTTGCAATATTCTTGACAGTTGAAACACAATAACCAATAAATTGCATTTTCATGGAGGTGAATGTGCAGCAGCCATACCTCAAGCATCTCTTTTGATGGTATATCCAAGTGGTTGGTCGGTTCATCCAAAACCAGCAAAGTTGATGGTTTCACCATGAACGTGCAAAAAGCAAGCCGTGCCTACACCGTTGGGCAAATAATTTAAGATAAATACCCTAACACCAAGTAAAGATTATTATAAAAGGTAATTGACATAAATAAAATGAAGCAACAAGTTATCACAGCAATCAATCATGGATACTTCAGTTTAAGTTTGTACCAGTCATCATACTCATTTGAGAAACTGACAGTTAGAAATCTATCATTACCTTTCCCTTTGTTCTGAAAGTATATTGATTAAGTACAAACGAAATAAGGCAGCAAGTATTTATTCGGTGCAGCTCATGAAAGCTGCaggtcccttttttttttaaactttcttattcttcttctttttctttttttcttttttgaaagatggcTACTGGTCCCATAACATATGGGagcaattaagaaaaaaaaaaaaaactcagatgaTTGAAAATGGCACGATCTTGATTAGGGAAATAAAACAGGAACAAGGTTCTGCAACTAGTCTATTGAAACCAGCAGGTGTATGcgagaaataagaaaaatagcaTGGTAGAAGGCATTTCATATACCTTCTCACCACCACTCAAAAGTGAGACTTTTCTGTCAAGCATGTCTGCTTTAAAATTACAGCGACCCAGGAGCCCTTTTATATCATCTATTCTCCAGTCCTCTGCAACTTCTgctactgtttgaaccacagtttTCTCCAAATCAAGAGCTTCCGCCTGATAGAAGGGTAGAATAATCTTAGTGAATTGCATATGACCTCTCAAGTAAATAACAAATGGGAGCTATGTAATAAATATTCAGCCATGGATTTTAGTTTCCGATGAGCAGGTGTAGCAAGAAGATAATCGGTTGCTAAATTTGAATGCATAGTGTTTGCGTTTGGAAGGGAAGGGAAGGAAAGGCAGTTGATATTGGCCACATGCCTTTTGGTGGCTAGATAGATACATGCATGCTTCTAGACTATACATGTATGATGTATTACTTTGATGCAAGAGTGAAAACTTTCAGTCACAAGAAAATTCAGATACGTAAAACATGACTCAGAAGCGTCCAGCTATTCACCATATCAACAAAAGAAGTGCACTCTTGCAGACATTACTATACCTGGTTTTGCTCAAAATAGTTTGGCAGGACATTGTGCTCCCCAATCAAAATTTCACCTCCTCTTGGTTTCTCAAGACCCATAATCAATTTAAGCAAAGTACTCTTCCCACATCCATTTGGGCCAATGACGGCAATTTTCTCCCCTCTCTCAATCGAAAGGTTTGCCTTATCGAAAAGCACCTGGTGCATGGATGCGCAAGTAAGATGATGATTGAACATAAAAGGCCTCGATCATAAAATGAAATGCTACAGTACTTTAATGATCTTGTATCATAGAACAAAAACAACACACCTTGTCACCATATCCAAATTCTAGATTCTTAATCATTGCTACAGATCTTCCACTTCTTCCACGCTCAGGAAATCTGAACTTTATCTGTTTCCGTTGAAATGGCTTCTCAACTTGGTCGTCATCTTGAAGTTTTTCCAGCTTCTGTTATAACAAAAGCATCCCAGAGACGATTAAAACAGTTTGTTTAAAGCTATGAAATGCTTGCAAGTTACACCTAGAATTGTGTTGAAAGACCACTGTAGCTTTGTGAGGCACAGATATATCTTCGGTGAATGCTACCTTTACACACCTATATGCCCATGTATTGTATGCAGTCATGTAAAAAAACTAATATTGCATAAGATGCATCAAATGGTTTACATAATAGGGGAAAACGCACATTCTCAGATGAAATTAGGCACAAAGGGAAAAGAAAACGATAAGTCAAATGTGAAATAGGACTTGGTCTTCATACACCTTCCATCAGATGCCTAGAATTCAAACCTCAAAAAATCTTCATGCCATGAAAAATATGCATTACGGTGAAACTTGAGAAAGCCTGCTGTTTGTCACATTTTAATTTTCCAGTGAGATATTTATCACGCATTGTTGTGTCACTACACAAATGTCAGTCCAACCATCTGAACCATAGATGTTAAGAGAGTTCTATATTTGGGATTTAGAGTAATAGCACGAGCCACATGAGATGAATGAGTTAAATTTACTCATACCAAAGGATCAGAACCTGAAAATAACTGAAGATGCAAACAGAACAATCAAccatgacaaaaaaaaataaaataataataataataaataaaacgaATTCTAAAAGATAGATACCACGGCACAAAGGTAAATTTTAATGAAAATTGTCTCAACAGGTATATGCTCGCCTAAGTGATAACTTTCAACTTTCAAGTGACAATAGATGTAGAAGAATGTTAGGAAGGCCTAATAGGGCCGTCACTGGTGGTTGGCGAATACTATTGTTCAGTGTTGTCGTACAGGAGAAATAAAAGCAGGCCTCCAGATCTTAGTATATGCAATTAAAAAAGGTGTTGAAACCTAGGTTGCACCAAGGGTGTAGAAAATTAATTTGTGATTTGGATTTCCTTCTGTATGGGGAAAACAATTTTATCCAAAAACAGAGAAATACATTACAACAGGAGCAAAGAATGATCAATAGTGAGTGACCTTTTCATCACCCCCTCACAAGCAAGTCTTGGGATGTTCCCCCTAGCTTGGATTAGGCAAACTGAGCATAAGTCAATCACCTTCTTGAGTGGCGCATTAGGGGTCCAACTCATCCCAAACAACCCAATCCTTGATGGCCCTAGTCACCTTGCAATAGAGGAACATATGGTTCCATCTCATCATCAGAAAGCaccaaaaagggagagaaatctgTCTTTTTGGGTTCCTGAGAGCAAGGATTCAATTGGTTGTTTGCCACCCAAGCGAATGCTTGAACCCCAGTAGAAATGATGTGACCCCCATACGTTGGCACAAGAATGGGAAGCCCCATCGGAAGAGCAAATAACTTGGAAAGAAAGGCTTGGACGAAAAATCTCCTTCCACAGTCCACTTCCAGAATTTTCTGTTCTTCCAAGCTCGTATTGATGAACACCTCATTTAACTTACTGAGGATCTTGTAACTTACCACGAGAAAAATAgtttgtgattttggaatttaTTCTCTTACAAAATTATTCCCAAAATGGGGCTCTGTGTTGTATTGCAAAGAAAGAGCTCTTTCACGCCCATAAGAGCTTGTTTCATGACTTTTGGAATCCTACTAAAAGTAGAAATACAAAAATCGCAAATTTTATTTCTTGTGGCCTTAGCCAAATGCAGCCCTAAGGTGAAAAGAATAATGCATAACATATCTAGTTCCTAAACTATTACAGAGGAATGCTACATGGGGAGAAGCAGATCTAAACACACCTTTTCTGCACTGGACGCACGGCCAGCATTGGCTCCAGCGCCTAACCTGCTTATTATGTCTTTCGTATGCTCAATTTGCTTCTGCTGCTTCTCCCAAGCTGCGTTTTGAGCTTCTACCCATGCCACTTTTGctaatacatatttggaataatTCCCCTCATATGTCCTCGATACTCCCATATCTGTTTCCACAATTTTTGTACACAGCTGATCAAGGAAAGCTCTGTCATGAGATATTATGACCATAGGAACATCTTGCTTGTTAAGGTAACCCTCAAGCCACTCAATTGTATCTAGATCAAGGTGATTGGTAGGCTCATCCAGAAGGAGTAAATCAGGTTCCTGAAGATGAACAAATACAGTCAGCAGTCAGTTTTGTGCACCAATCCAACAGAAGTTCATACATCTACTAGGAATGTTCAGGACATTTCAAA contains:
- the LOC131231957 gene encoding ABC transporter F family member 5 → MLQIDVASKIQCIELRPSFLTVSALLHARNPCLRPRFRPITTSLNQTLRIHSSSIKKSGYFNPRGKNPRVSATVSTVAVETSVAETTDIEDIESLFSETSVNETRQKRSSKSSGSGASSVSSGVRLENISKSFKGVTVLKDVSWEVKKGEKVGLVGVNGAGKTTQMRIIAGQDEPDSGNVIKAKSNMKIAFLSQEFEVSPSKTVKEEFLSAFREEMEIAGRLEKVQKALEKSVEDLVLMGRLLDELDLLQSRAQAVDLDEVDMKISKMMPELGFSPEDSEQLVASFSSGWQMRMSLGKILLQEPDLLLLDEPTNHLDLDTIEWLEGYLNKQDVPMVIISHDRAFLDQLCTKIVETDMGVSRTYEGNYSKYVLAKVAWVEAQNAAWEKQQKQIEHTKDIISRLGAGANAGRASSAEKKLEKLQDDDQVEKPFQRKQIKFRFPERGRSGRSVAMIKNLEFGYGDKVLFDKANLSIERGEKIAVIGPNGCGKSTLLKLIMGLEKPRGGEILIGEHNVLPNYFEQNQAEALDLEKTVVQTVAEVAEDWRIDDIKGLLGRCNFKADMLDRKVSLLSGGEKARLAFCTFMVKPSTLLVLDEPTNHLDIPSKEMLEEAISEYQGTVITVSHDRYFIRQIVNRVVEVKDRNLQDYAGDYNYYLEKNLDARERELEREADLEEKAPKVKAKSKMSKAEKEARKKQRTMAFQQAKAKSKGMKNAKRWN